In Solanum lycopersicum chromosome 3, SLM_r2.1, the genomic stretch ttattttttcaaaaggattttctatttttattttattaattttatttcttgctgttattttatgctttgttgttaatatatataaatttttacatcttgctgtaaataatttgcttcctggtgctagttctatttcagacattttccaatatagaactaatgatctatctatatttttatctgttaatgatactgtaaaattagcacttattgtaaatttaaatttttgatatatcaagtttccttttactgcactaattacgcttttttctatagggtgtacaattctatcatctgctaaatatatttctataggtgtatctattccttctctaaagcaggcttttattaatatttctgttcctcctaaatgtacatattttattggtgttttagcttttatatcttgtatttctttgtttatcattcttttatttattataggtatatatgtttttcctcttgtgtatttgcaatctatgatatgttctttttggctaactacatagtattcttctttttgtcttttaaacaaatttcttaaaataggtatttctaatactttttcaacacttaaatctaattcttttccttttatttgttcaaatatcgtattatcaaatataattttctgttctgatgattcttcatcttgatattcttccttagatattatttttatttcattttcagacattatatttcttcatctgtttcattattatctatgttaatattttcttcttcattctcagtttctatatctgatacttcatatatactatcattttcacttaattcataatctatgtactctatttgcatatatttttcattatctataattaattctgctatttgttttctttttggatttttgggtaatttacaatctttagctatgtgtcctatctttccacaattataacaagtacattgggatatctttctttttggtctgtatggtctttttattttatagttttttacataataccttcgtcttggttgcttatatttatatatagatttcttttttctataatttttatatcttttagatttttgttttttagttgtgcatccaaattgtggtgccattttatttttgcaacatgataaatttttatttagtactttttccatttttaatttttctttttggttttcacatagttgtatgaaccattgatttaaaaattttattctagatcctaaagtatctaccattccttcattattccaatcctttattacgtttgtactaaatggttctggtaattttgtataatattgttttcttatttcttttgcttcgtctaaattgtatttagctttgtaataatattctttaaatgcgcaagtatattcttctaagtaacacattttacatatagctaattttgtcataagttgtctatttattattttttctctattttgttctcttatatctgtagtcatgcctccaaattcatttcttattgctgattcatatttatctagtatatctatatttgttgctgatgcagatccatccattttcttatcattcctaagtacttctaaactttccgagggtagattttctatccataattttgttgttcctacaaatgttctttctatgtatcttggtgtttttgctgtttctattttattgtctattaactgtttagacatatttcctatccatattaatattgctttatttatatctgcgacacaatctaaatctaaaaaattgtattgttcatttgctggtttaggtgtccaatttttatttaatctactgttccatattgcattatttctatctgattgctgatagctttctgtataataaaTTGGTGGTGTTCTCCTAGGACTaactctaggactatttctgggactattatctggggttttaactcttgacatactaggtctattcatatctcctgtgtttatctctaattttttcggtttatttatctgttctagaatttctgtatatgtttcacttatatcacttatttctgattgttggtcattttcatttccatctATTTCGtttacttcaatatcttcatttagatcttcatttagtttttgttccatttgttttatttcatttgttaattctagctctttatctttttcttgttgtttattttcatataataattttaacctagctaattctttttctaattcacttattcttgtattttttatttcttctaaattttgtacttcttgttttgcttgtgtttttattttttcaatttctcttgatttatctatttcttcattttcttttgttattcttaccatagctgttaaactatcttctaattttgctgtttctttttctagcattaaatataagttatttcctattttcttgtatcttcttcctaaatttgaaaatactatttttattatcattccgtcttggttttcatatgttttttcgtctactgcaaattcctctttgttcattatgatctatgtattatattatgttgtaattcatattcaagacaatctaattctaattctaacattaatatatcttttctttgtgctagtattgatttattacatactcctgctaatatgttttcttctaatcttctttttctatgttgtaattcttgttctttttcaaccattatttccattatttcttctattaattgttgtttatagatttctttgttcatactgttttttcaaatagcagacatatttatattctatttttgaaattatgtttatcaattgattttttctatcattatctgttttgacgagttgtgatagttcatattctatatataaagatcttagttttttccatatttttcttatctttttatctatcttagttctttttattttagtatttttatttttattcatcataactttttatataatattttaaaaagcctacttaatttatctggacatctaatcttttttaacctgtaattcctaccatatcgccttagccaatattcagtcatatttaatctccaatatctaaatcatcacataaatcatacatatcataataaagctcatcttgtatactttgtatggttaactcagtccaaacttgggttgttatttctattatctcatatgttaataatttattataaatttctctttttatttcagtattcaaattttttagtatatagaatagtaatatcttataatcaacatcatcgtttaataggtaggtttccatttttattattttcatttttcactaaaattttattcctttcaacctcttaataaattatacttgcttattatgcagaaataatgatttaataatcatctagtctggtcactactacagctttcttctttgattagttacccaaacagcgcctcaactttgtttactcccctaaacggccttctctgcctaccggtttcaaccttaggatggcatagtctgggcatacttgttcgaagaatatttctgtagcaaactttctaaagatggttattataacattattcaaacatgataaacaattataattaacaagagatttttaggaataaattaatttagctactcataaatataaaatggtatacctgtTCTTGTAGATCATCtgtcatagttgatttgttttccatagttatttaattaactagctctgataccaatggagGGGGTGGAAGCGGATTTATGAATTGAGAGTAAAGAGTAGAGAGAAGATTGTTAGATGAAggattgataattttatttatgaggggaaaccctctatttatacacaaaatttacagacttttggccaaaacctggccgacacatactttacacttggcctctttatattcggccgacacaagaaaacaaaatacttactattactactttacataatagcctcttctttatttatggccgacatacacactattttctttatgacttttacaattggctttttacagccgacacaacacgacaaaaataaaaattattatacaaatactttttttttattcgatttgaacatctggtatgacattatcttctccttgacattttgaacatatatggtcggggtatttttgtccaataattttgcaatatctggtcaataattcttctgaaataaaccctttccttaatgctcttgttgttggtttttgctCTGGCTTGAGTAGACTAAGTATCCATTGGCGTATCTCTTCCATATCTTGTTCTCTgatttctttagaatttgaatatatcataacttgctctcgtacataatagctccatactgaatttccgtttaaataattgttagttagttcatttaggatagTTGCTATTCCTATAACTCTTTTGTTGGCGTAGAATTCtggtatctcaatcttttgtatttcttgttgtattccgatatcttctggaattatcatatctctggtcaaaccaatttttataacttgtataattggttttatctcatcaaataatatctctgctggtgctgaataaaactttatataaaacaatgttcctttagtaattcttttatagttcataaaggctttgtatagctctggtatggtagatatttcatctcctgtttgggtataaactgtattaagtaatccataactataacatgtttttactagatttgcattggtgcctggttgtgctattaacttattatatccttATAGCTTTtgtgttataaaatcagtaTTCGGGTCTTTGGTAGTTGGAGATCTAGGtgttgagtttaaataattttggattttataaaggttttcaatatatgagcgggttatgtggttgtaggcttttttatcttggtttaaactttctgagaaagtatgtatttgtggtggtataaataatgagtctttttggttctttggaataaatggtttatcgaagattttgttcatatttaagtaaaaaatgcAGGTATAAGTctgagtaaaagaaaagcagaaattatgaaatcacaaatagaatttctaggaatacaaatagataaaaatggaataaaaatgcaaacacatatagtacaaaaaataattactattgatgaaaatatagatacaaaaaagaaattacaatcctttctaggattagtaaattaggtaagagaatatataccaaaattagcagaacatctaaaaccattacataaaaaacttaaaaaaaatgtagaatatcattttgatgataaagataaaaaacatataagaaatattaagaatttatgtaaaaaactaccaaaactatattttcctgatgaaaataaaatatttacttatattgtcgaaacagattcaagtgatcatagctatggaggagttttaaaatacaaatatgaaaaagaaaaaatagaacaccattgtagatattattcaggatcttatacagaagcacaaataaaatgggaaataaatagaaaagaattattcgcattatataaatgtttattagcatttgaaccatatattgtttacaataaatttattgtaagaacatataacacacaagtaaaatggtggataacgaaaaaattagatgattcagttacaacaaaagaaataaggagactagtattaaacatactaaattttacatttacaattgaggtaataaaaactgacaaaaatataattgcagactatttatcaagacagagttacacagccaggacaagataatgttatggaaaacatactcaaaaccctaactacactttgtacaaaagtggacagtatgggattgagaattcaaaagctagaagaaaaagaagaatctacaagtcagcagcatgactctaaaaatgcggagctacgtcgttcggcagacggtaaaaagccagaactagaaggagacgttgggaaactccataaaacccatgacaatgtttgtttaaatgcagctacagcaagcacatctacaacaaaaggagccagtggaataagatatacaaatttaaatatgaacaaaatcttcgataaaccatttattccaaagaaccaaaaagactcattatttataccaccacaaatacatacttactcagaaagtttaaaccaagataaaaaagcctacaaccacataacccgctcatatattgaaaacctttataaaatccaaaattatttaaactcaacaCCTAGATCTCCAACTACCAAAGACCCGAAtactgattttataacacaaaagctacaaggatataataagttaatagcacaaccaggcaccaatgcaaatctagtaaaaacatgttatagttatggattacttaatacagtttatacccaaacaggagatgaaatatctaccataccagagctatacaaagcctttatgaactataaaagaattactaaaggaacattgttttatataaagttttattcagcaccagcagagatattatttgatgagataaaaccaattatacaagttataaaaattggtttgaccagagatatgataattccagaagatatcggaatacaacaagaaatacaaaagattgagataccaGAATTCTACGCCAACAAAAGAGTTATAGGAATAGCAActatcctaaatgaactaactaacaattatttaaacggaaattcagtatggagctattatgtacgagagcaagttatgatatattcaaattctaaagaaatcAGAGAACAAGATATGGAAGAGATACGCCAATGGATACTTAGTCTACTCAAGCCAGagcaaaaaccaacaacaagagcattaaggaaagggtttatttcggaagaattattgaccagatattgcaaaattattggacaaaaataccccgaccatatatgttcaaaatgtcaaggagaagataatgtcataccagatgttcaaatcgaataaaaaaaaagtatttgtataataatttttatttttgtcgtgttgtgtcggctgtaaaaagccaattgtaaaagtcataaagaaaatagtgtgtatgtcggccataaataaagaagaggctattatgtaaagtagtaatagtaagtattttgttttcttgtgtcggccgaatataaagaggccaagtgtaaagtatgtgtcggccaggttttggccaaaagtctgtaaattttgtgtataaatagagggtttcccctcataaataaaattatcaatccTTCATCTAACAATCTTCTCTCTACTCTTTACTCTCAATTCATAAATCCGCTTCCACCCCctccattggtatcagagctagttaattaaataactatggaaaacaaatcaactatgacaGATGATCTACAAGAacaggtataccattttatatttatgagtagctaaattaatttattcctaaaaatctcttgttaattataattgtttatcatgtttgaataatgttataataaccatctttagaaagtttgctacagaaatattcttcgaacaagtatgcccagactatgccatcctaaggttgaaaccggtaggcagagaaggccgtttaggggagtaaacaaagttgaggcgctgtttgggtaactaatcaaagaagaaagctgtagtagtgaccagactagatgattattaaatcattatttctgCATAATAAgcatgtataatttattaagaggttgaaaggaataaaattttagtgaaaaatgaaaataataaaaatggaaacctacctattaaacgatgatgttgattataagatattactattctatatactaaaaaatttgaatactgaaataaaaagagaaatttataataaattattaacatatgagataatagaaataacaacccaagtttggactgagttaaccatacaaagtatacaagatgagctttattatgatatgtatgatttatatgatgatttagatattggagattaaatatgactgaatattggctaaggcgatatggtaggaattacaggttaaaaaagattagatgtccagataaattaagtaggctttttaaaatattatataaaaagttatgatgaataaaaataaaaatactaaaataaaaagaactaagatagataaaaagataagaaaaatatggaaaaaactaagatctttatatatagaatatgaactatcacaactagtcaaaacagataatgatagaaaaaatcaattgataaacataatttcaaaaatagaatataaatatgtctgctatttgaaaaaacagtatgaacaaagaaatctataaacaacaattaatagaagaaataatggaaataatggttgaaaaagaacaagaattacaacatagaaaaagaagattagaagaaaacatattagcaggagtatgtaataaatcaatactagcacaaagaaaagatatattaatgttagaattagaattagattgtgttgaata encodes the following:
- the LOC138347209 gene encoding uncharacterized protein; translated protein: MENILKTLTTLCTKVDSMGLRIQKLEEKEESTSQQHDSKNAELRRSADGKKPELEGDVGKLHKTHDNVCLNAATASTSTTKGASGIRYTNLNMNKIFDKPFIPKNQKDSLFIPPQIHTYSESLNQDKKAYNHITRSYIENLYKIQNYLNSTPRSPTTKDPNTDFITQKLQGYNKLIAQPGTNANLVKTCYSYGLLNTVYTQTGDEISTIPELYKAFMNYKRITKGTLFYIKFYSAPAEILFDEIKPIIQVIKIGLTRDMIIPEDIGIQQEIQKIEIPEFYANKRVIGIATILNELTNNYLNGNSVWSYYVREQVMIYSNSKEIREQDMEEIRQWILSLLKPEQKPTTRALRKGFISEELLTRYCKIIGQKYPDHICSKCQGEDNVIPDVQIE